The DNA segment GCGCCTGATTAGCGAATTGGGTCAGCGCACCAGCGAAATTTTGCATGCTGGTTTAGAGGCCTTGCGCCAAAACGATCGCAGTTTTGCCGACCGCGTAACCGAACTGGATGATGTGATCGATCATTTGTATCGTGAGATGTTCGAGGCCACGGTCAAGGTTTCGACCACCAACCCCGATATGGCTGCTGCCACGATTCACCTGCTAACGTTGGCTCACAATCTTGAACGCTTGGGCGATCGAGTCACCAACTTGGCTGAACAAATTGAATATCTGATTACTGGCAAAGTTGTGGTGCTTAACCATTAAGTTGGAACATCATGGCATGCTCAGCGTAGTATCCTCGGATTGCAATTCGTTGGCATTGGAGGATGTATGATTTGGACATTGTTAGCGTGGCTGGGATTTTTAGGTTTGCTAGGTTTTGGTTGGGTCGCCGTGGCAACCTTACGCGGAGCCATGCAAGGCCGTGCCAGCATGCTTTGGTTGCTCGGCGCTTGGACAGGTCTATCCGCCTTGGGTGGTTTGTTGGTTTGGCGAGCAGCCTTGCTTGAAACATGGTCATTCAGCTTGTGGATTGGCTTAGCGCTGGCCGCAATCGCCCCAATTGCTTGGACATTGGGCAATGTTGGCAAGCGGCTGCAAGCGCACGGCATAAAATTGGGCAACCTACTCAAATTTCGCTAGCGTCGTGACCCAAGCCATGGCATAATAAAGCGCCACAGTTGGCGCAACGAGTCTCCAACTTGGAGGCTCGTTTTTTGTTTACGATGAGGTAGGATGCCATGATCGATCTTGAGTATGTTCCCATGGAGACCCTTGAGGCAGGGTTGGATCACATTCGTCAAGCACCCAAGGATCAAGGGGTCTTGCAGCTAATCGTGCGTCGTCCAGCCACCGAGCAACGCGAAGTGCTCAGCGAAGGCCAGCTTGATCTGGTCGAGGGCTTGGTCGGCGATAATTGGAAAATGCGCGGCAGTTCGCGAACTGACGACGGTAGCTCGCACCCCGATATGCAGCTGAACATTATGAATGTGCGCTCGATTGGCTTGCTCGCGCCTGACCAAGAGCGTTGGCAATGGGCTGGCGATCAATTGTTTATCGATCTCGATTTGAGCGATGCAAACTTGCCAGCAGGCACACGCCTAACCATCGGCGAGGCGATTATCGAAGTGACCGATCAACCACATAATGGCTGCAAAAAATTCGCCCAACGCTATGGCCAAGATGCAATTAAGTTCGTCAATTCAGCCGTCGGCAAAGAATTGCATTTACGTGGAATCAATGCGCGGGTAGTTCAGCCTGGCACAATCCGCCAAGGGGATCAAGTCCGTAAGATCTAACCCATGTGGTATAGCCTGAAATAGGACTATGGGTGCGAAGAATCGTTAGGTTGAGGGTAAACTTGGCGCAGGATACTATGGTCAAATCCTTCCTCCTCACACACACTCTTCTCTCCTACAAGCGGCCCAACTGGGCCGTTTGTAGTTTTAGCAATTCCAACTTTAGGCCGATCATTCCAAGCAGCAATCGATCAATACTTATCAAACCTCAGCTAAGGAGATCGATTGATGCGCTATGCAATTGTGATCGAAAAGGCTCCAAATAATTATTCGGGTTATATACTCGACGTTTTAGGCTGTGTTGCAACTGGTGAAACGCCTGAAGAAGTTAAGCAGCGTTTGCAAGAGGCGATCGTTATGCATTTGGAAGGCGAGCCAATTCCGCCTTCAACAACATTGGTTGATTATATTGAATTTGCGCCTGAAGCGAACAATTAATAGTAACAACCCCCAGAAGCCTATTGCTAGCTGGGGGTTGCTAAAATCGATTCAACGATTAATCTTTATTGGGCAGAAACCGGAACATCCCAGCGCCACAGACTTCACAGGTTCCGCGTAAGGCGCGACGGCCATTTTCAGTCAATTCTTCATGGGCATCGATCATCGGTTGCTTAGCACGACAGGAAACGCAATAGCTGCGCAGTTCATCATCGTCGTCATCATCATCGGCTGGCGCTTCGGCTTCAACCACAGCTTCTGCTGCGGGTTGCTCGGTTTCAGGCGCAGCCGTGCCACTCCCACCAACCTCAAGTTCCAACAATGGTGCTTCATCTTCAACGACCACTGCTTCTGGCTCAGCTTCCAATTCGGGAGCGCTAGTGGCAACTTCGGTGGTTAAAATATCGGTTGGCAGCACAATTCGCGGCGGATCAGATGGCGGCGGTGGGGGTGGGGGCAAAATTGGAGCCGAATCGATCGGATGCAGCTTGCGCCGCACAATCACCACCACAGCGGCTAAGCCCAACAATAACGATACCCACAACTTGCGTTTGCTTTTTGGTTGGTTTCCCATTTATACCTCGCTTTGTGGTGATGCACTAACGCTAGCACGGCGCAAACCGCGTAGCGTTGCCAAATTGCGAATATCTGCGCTTTCATCGGGTTCTTTGGGAGTCTCTAAAGCCATCGGAATCGTTTGAAAGCGAGGATCGTTCATAATGAGTTCAAACCCTGCTAAGCCCACAAATCCCTCACCAATATGGGTATGCCGATCAACCCGACTGCCAAGATCGTTTTTCGAATCGTTAAGATGAAACGCCCGCAGCCGATCGATCCCAATTAAGCGATCAAAATGATCGAAGGTGGTTTGGTAGCCTTCAGGAGTGCGAAAATCGTAGCCAGCGGCTAAGCCATGGCAGGTATCAAAGCAAATTCCAAGCCGTGGATGACCGTCGCACAGCTCGATCAAGCGAGCCAAATGCTCAAAACTATGGCCTAAGGCCGTGCCTTGTCCAGCAGTAATTTCGAGCAAAATCTGGGTTTCGCCGCCAATATCTTCGGCCAGCAAACGCCGCAAGGCTGCACCAACCCGATCAAGGCCAGCGGCCTCGCCTGAGCCAACATGCGCCCCAGGATGGGTCACCAACGAGCCAACTCCCAATTGCTGACAACGCTCTAGCTCAACGCGAAAGGCTGCAATCGATTTTTCCCATAAGCCATCGTCGGGGCTGCCCAAGTTGATCAGATACGAATCGTGGGCAATCAATGGTGGCATGCCAGCGTCACGATGGGCCGCTTGAAAATTGGCACAATCGGCGGCAGTCAGCGGTTTGGCATTCCATTGGCGTTGGCTTTTGGTAAAAATTTGAATCACATGACAGGTCGTGGCTTGCGCTCGCTCAAAGGCGGTCTGCAACCCACCAACGGTTGAAACATGCGCTCCTAAATTGGGCATGGGGTTTCTCGCTCCAAACAAGTGTCGCCTGCAATTATAGCACTTTCAAGCCGTTGTTGAGATTAGGCGTGGGTAATAGTTCATGACAATTTTCATTTTGTAATGCAGACATTAATTCAACAAAAACATCAGCTAGCGATTTACTAAAATTCTAGATCGTTATTCTATGAAATCAGTTGCAATTGCTGTATTTTGGGCAATTTCCCAGCTTCTAACATTTGAACATATTAATATTTCCTAAAGGTTTTTATTGAAAAATAGTTGACATTTTATTAAGTACTATTAAGCTTTGGCTTGGAACGTTCCTTTGGCACTTATCACGATAGCGCTATGCTGTGCTGTCTTAATCAACGGAGATTTGGTCATGTCCCAAGTTCAACGGGTTCCATTGCTGCTGCTTGGCATGTTGGCCTTGCTGATCAGTACAATCCCTACAAGCCCAACGAGCGGTGCAACCACCGCCTACGCCGCCGCCGACCCAGCAATTGCTAGCTACGCCCAAAACGTGATTAATCGCATGGCCCAATACCAAGGCCAATACATCATCAGCGGCCAGCAAGA comes from the Chloroflexota bacterium genome and includes:
- a CDS encoding type II toxin-antitoxin system HicB family antitoxin, with the translated sequence MRYAIVIEKAPNNYSGYILDVLGCVATGETPEEVKQRLQEAIVMHLEGEPIPPSTTLVDYIEFAPEANN
- a CDS encoding DUF5679 domain-containing protein — protein: MGNQPKSKRKLWVSLLLGLAAVVVIVRRKLHPIDSAPILPPPPPPPSDPPRIVLPTDILTTEVATSAPELEAEPEAVVVEDEAPLLELEVGGSGTAAPETEQPAAEAVVEAEAPADDDDDDDELRSYCVSCRAKQPMIDAHEELTENGRRALRGTCEVCGAGMFRFLPNKD
- a CDS encoding MOSC domain-containing protein, whose amino-acid sequence is MIDLEYVPMETLEAGLDHIRQAPKDQGVLQLIVRRPATEQREVLSEGQLDLVEGLVGDNWKMRGSSRTDDGSSHPDMQLNIMNVRSIGLLAPDQERWQWAGDQLFIDLDLSDANLPAGTRLTIGEAIIEVTDQPHNGCKKFAQRYGQDAIKFVNSAVGKELHLRGINARVVQPGTIRQGDQVRKI
- a CDS encoding deoxyribonuclease IV, producing MPNLGAHVSTVGGLQTAFERAQATTCHVIQIFTKSQRQWNAKPLTAADCANFQAAHRDAGMPPLIAHDSYLINLGSPDDGLWEKSIAAFRVELERCQQLGVGSLVTHPGAHVGSGEAAGLDRVGAALRRLLAEDIGGETQILLEITAGQGTALGHSFEHLARLIELCDGHPRLGICFDTCHGLAAGYDFRTPEGYQTTFDHFDRLIGIDRLRAFHLNDSKNDLGSRVDRHTHIGEGFVGLAGFELIMNDPRFQTIPMALETPKEPDESADIRNLATLRGLRRASVSASPQSEV